One stretch of Anolis sagrei isolate rAnoSag1 chromosome 11, rAnoSag1.mat, whole genome shotgun sequence DNA includes these proteins:
- the TOR1B gene encoding torsin-1B: MAWRLLVRMRGAVWAALPAMPAWGLLLLVLLCGARVAWALEPLSVGLAIGAASALTGFLSSPRFYCRFVECCPTEGDGLNATALRLSLEKRLFGQHLASEVVLKAVSGFVQNPEPKKPLALSLHGWAGTGKNLLSQILAENLHPRGLRSAFVHLFLATLHFPHQHHVKLYKDQLQRWIRGNVSACARSVFIFDEMDKLHPGLLDAIKPFLDYYDNIDGVSYRKAIFLFLSNAGGDLITKVALDFWRRGEVREKIQLRDLESVLSVGAFNNKNSGLWHSSLIDRNLIDYYVPFLPLEYKHVKMCVRAEMASRGLRVDEEVVRNVADEMTFFPKDERIFSDKGCKTVQTKLDFY, translated from the exons ATGGCGTGGCGGCTCCTCGTGCGCATGCGCGGGGCTGTGTGGGCAGCGCTTCCCGCCATGCCGGCCTgggggctgctgctgctggtgctgctcTGCGGGGCGCGGGTGGCGTGGGCGCTGGAGCCGCTGAGCGTGGGCCTGGCCATCGGGGCTGCCTCGGCCCTGACCGGCTTCCTCTCCTCGCCCCGCTTCTACTGCCGCTTCGTGGAGTGCTGCCCCACCGAGGGAGACGGGCTCAACGCCACTG CGCTGCGCCTGTCCTTGGAGAAGAGGCTCTTTGGTCAGCACCTGGCCTCGGAGGTGGTCCTGAAGGCGGTCTCGGGCTTTGTCCAGAACCCGGAGCCCAAGAAGCCTTTGGCGCTCTCCCTCCACGGCTGGGCCGGCACCGGGAAGAACCTGCTCAGCCAGATCCTGGCCGAGAACCTCCACCCGCGGGGACTGCGCAGCGCCTTCGTCCACCTCTTCCTGGCCACCCTCCACTTCCCCCACCAGCACCACGTCAAGCTCTACAAG GACCAGTTGCAGCGATGGATCCGGGGCAACGTCAGCGCCTGCGCGAGGTCCGTCTTCATCTTCGACGAAATGGACAAGCTCCACCCGGGGCTCCTCGATGCCATCAAGCCCTTCCTCGACTATTACGACAACATCGATGGCGTCTCCTACCGGAAggccatcttcctcttcctcag TAACGCAGGGGGGGACCTCATCACCAAAGTGGCCCTCGACTTCTGGCGGAGAGGCGAAGTGAGAGAAAAGATCCAGCTCAGAGATCTAGAGTCCGTGCTGTCCGTCGGCGCTTTCAACAACAAGAACA GTGGCCTCTGGCACAGCAGCCTCATTGACCGGAACCTCATCGACTATTACGTGCCCTTCCTGCCCTTGGAGTACAAACACGTCAAGATGTGTGTCCGGGCGGAGATGGCCTCCCGCGGCCTCCGGGTCGACGAAGAAGTTGTCCGAAATGTCGCCGACGAGATGACCTTCTTCCCCAAAGACGAGCGGATCTTCTCCGACAAGGGCTGCAAGACGGTGCAGACCAAGCTGGACTTCTACTGA